A region of the Methanobrevibacter ruminantium M1 genome:
TAAAGACGTAGCAGGAAAAGTTGGTGAAAACCTATCAAAAACCATTGATGACACCATCATTGCAATGAAAGCTATGCAAAAGAACTTTGATGACAAATACCAATCCTATAAGGAAACCTCTGCAACCAACAAAATCAGCGTTGACCTTGCAGAAACTAAAGACTTCTACTACTTACAAGCTTACCTAGCAGGTGTAGCTAAAGAAGACATCTCAATTGAAGCAACTGACAGTTCCATCTCCATCAACGCAGAACTTAAAAACATTCTCTGCAGCATTGAAGAAGATGAAGAAAACCCAGCAAACCTAATTATCACTGGAGTAAAAACTGGAGTTGCTGAAAGGACCATTAAATTAGGAGCTGAAATAGTTAAAGAGGAAATTTCTGCAAAACAAGACAATGGTATATTATTTATAACCATTCCTAAAAAAGAAATTCCTACAACTAAAATTGATATAGAATAAATATAGCAATTATTTGCTATAATTTATTTTTTTTAAAATCTCTTTATTGATTATCCCTACTATTGTTTTTTATAGATAAGAAACCTACTGTCTATAAAAAAT
Encoded here:
- a CDS encoding Hsp20/alpha crystallin family protein: MAEDMSENIETKSDFKDKAEEFKAKAEARTEANKEKWDETYNKGKDVAGKVGENLSKTIDDTIIAMKAMQKNFDDKYQSYKETSATNKISVDLAETKDFYYLQAYLAGVAKEDISIEATDSSISINAELKNILCSIEEDEENPANLIITGVKTGVAERTIKLGAEIVKEEISAKQDNGILFITIPKKEIPTTKIDIE